Proteins encoded by one window of Blautia argi:
- a CDS encoding 1-propanol dehydrogenase PduQ, which produces MGEFVLKTRIFMGKDGLDEILQGVSRAFIVTDRFMHESGKVSYLTEPLEARNIEYQIFSEVKPDPDIATVTKGIGKMLEFQPQVLFALGGGSPIDAAKAMNWLSVQGGLDKKRTFVAIPTTSGTGSEVSRFSVISDPEQSAKYPLVSDDLLPDAAILDAELVRSVPPAVTADTGIDVLTHAIEAFVSTGANDFTDAAAEKAMKLVRSNLLKVYKNPDDLQARQEMHNASCLAGLAFSNAGLGLNHGMAHTLGAHFHIPHGRANGILLPYVMAFNAGCHEQLTPTAARYARIARVLKLDGPSIRQSAFSVVRTTKQYIKQLHIPDSIEAAGVSREDFDAALDEMVEAAYQDACTKTNPRTCSKEDIKGVFLRAYTGRLV; this is translated from the coding sequence TTGGGAGAGTTTGTTTTAAAGACCCGGATTTTCATGGGAAAAGACGGGCTGGACGAAATTCTGCAGGGTGTCAGCCGGGCGTTTATTGTGACGGACAGGTTTATGCATGAAAGCGGAAAGGTCAGCTATCTGACAGAACCGCTGGAAGCACGGAATATTGAATATCAGATATTTTCCGAAGTAAAGCCTGACCCGGACATTGCCACGGTTACAAAAGGCATTGGAAAAATGCTGGAATTTCAGCCACAGGTTTTATTTGCATTGGGAGGCGGTTCGCCTATTGATGCGGCAAAAGCGATGAACTGGCTTTCTGTACAGGGAGGTCTGGATAAGAAAAGGACCTTTGTAGCCATTCCTACAACCAGCGGCACTGGTTCAGAAGTTAGCCGTTTTTCCGTTATCAGCGATCCGGAGCAGTCTGCGAAGTATCCGTTGGTATCCGATGATTTGCTTCCAGATGCAGCTATTCTGGACGCAGAGCTGGTACGTTCTGTTCCGCCGGCAGTTACGGCAGATACAGGCATAGATGTACTCACTCATGCCATTGAGGCGTTTGTATCCACAGGAGCAAATGATTTTACAGATGCTGCTGCCGAAAAGGCAATGAAGCTTGTCAGAAGCAATTTGTTAAAGGTCTATAAAAATCCTGATGATCTGCAGGCAAGACAGGAGATGCATAATGCGTCCTGCCTGGCGGGACTTGCTTTCAGCAACGCAGGATTGGGGCTGAACCATGGAATGGCGCACACACTTGGCGCACATTTCCACATTCCACACGGAAGAGCAAACGGTATTTTACTTCCCTATGTCATGGCATTCAACGCAGGCTGCCACGAACAACTGACACCGACTGCGGCGCGTTATGCCAGAATCGCCAGAGTGCTGAAGCTGGACGGCCCCAGTATCCGTCAGAGCGCATTCAGCGTTGTTCGTACCACAAAGCAATACATAAAGCAGCTTCATATTCCTGACAGTATTGAGGCAGCAGGTGTTTCCAGAGAAGATTTTGATGCAGCTTTAGACGAAATGGTGGAAGCAGCATATCAGGACGCCTGTACAAAAACGAATCCCAGAACATGCTCAAAGGAGGACATAAAAGGTGTGTTCTTAAGAGCTTATACAGGACGTCTGGTTTAA
- the eutS gene encoding ethanolamine utilization microcompartment protein EutS, whose amino-acid sequence MFEEKKERIIQEFVPGKQVTLAHVIPHPVEALYGKMGLIDAEGAIGIFTITPSEAAIIAADVASKAADVKIGFVDRFNGSLIITGDVSGVEAALHDVMSVLCDAMGFAPAPITRS is encoded by the coding sequence ATGTTTGAAGAAAAAAAAGAGAGAATTATACAGGAATTTGTTCCAGGTAAGCAGGTAACCCTGGCGCATGTGATTCCTCACCCTGTAGAAGCCCTGTATGGGAAAATGGGACTGATTGATGCAGAAGGTGCCATTGGGATTTTTACCATTACTCCCAGTGAGGCAGCTATTATTGCCGCAGATGTGGCGAGTAAGGCAGCAGATGTGAAAATCGGTTTTGTAGACCGGTTTAACGGCTCCCTGATTATCACCGGAGATGTATCCGGGGTAGAGGCAGCCCTGCACGATGTTATGAGCGTACTTTGCGACGCCATGGGATTTGCGCCTGCACCGATTACAAGGTCCTGA
- a CDS encoding EutP/PduV family microcompartment system protein, with protein sequence MKEKQKRVILIGRSMAGKTTLCQYINNEDLKYHKTQTIQVVNGNMIDTPGEYLERTYLRGALTVTATDADLIILVQQADEEGTMFPPGYSSTFAKPCIGVVTKSDLAGEKQIEDAKKYLRNAGAGRIFVTSSYAGTGFEELLNFLSSEEEK encoded by the coding sequence ATGAAAGAGAAACAGAAAAGGGTGATTCTCATCGGACGTTCCATGGCAGGGAAGACCACTCTTTGCCAGTACATCAACAATGAGGATTTGAAATACCATAAGACCCAGACCATTCAGGTGGTCAACGGCAATATGATTGACACACCCGGAGAATATCTGGAGCGCACCTATCTGAGAGGCGCATTAACCGTTACTGCTACAGATGCAGACCTGATTATTCTGGTACAGCAGGCTGACGAAGAGGGAACCATGTTTCCTCCCGGATATTCCAGCACCTTTGCAAAGCCCTGTATCGGAGTCGTGACAAAGAGCGACCTGGCAGGGGAAAAGCAGATTGAAGATGCAAAGAAATACCTGAGAAATGCAGGAGCAGGAAGGATTTTTGTTACCAGCAGCTATGCAGGAACCGGATTTGAAGAATTACTGAATTTTTTATCTTCTGAAGAAGAGAAATAA
- a CDS encoding ANTAR domain-containing response regulator, which translates to MRVIIADDEPIIRMDLKEILEKEGYTVAGEAADGFDAVEMCRKEQPDLVIMDVKMPLLDGLTASKIIAEEKLAETVVLLTAYCDKEFVQEAKEANVSAYFVKPVDERTFLPGLEIAVERNKTMRRLEKECETVSRRLESRTVVEQAKGVIMSKNGLTEQQAYDYIRNISREKNISMKKVAEIILMRRGK; encoded by the coding sequence ATGCGAGTAATCATTGCAGATGATGAGCCGATAATCAGAATGGATCTAAAGGAAATTCTGGAAAAGGAAGGATATACAGTAGCAGGAGAGGCAGCAGACGGCTTTGATGCGGTGGAAATGTGCAGAAAGGAACAGCCGGATTTGGTGATTATGGATGTAAAAATGCCGCTTTTGGACGGACTTACGGCTTCTAAAATTATTGCAGAGGAAAAGCTGGCGGAAACTGTGGTGCTTCTCACCGCTTACTGTGATAAGGAATTTGTTCAGGAGGCAAAGGAGGCAAACGTCAGTGCTTATTTTGTAAAGCCTGTAGATGAACGGACATTTCTGCCCGGTCTTGAAATTGCGGTAGAGCGAAATAAGACCATGAGGCGCCTGGAAAAGGAATGTGAAACTGTAAGCAGACGCCTGGAGAGCCGCACAGTTGTGGAGCAGGCAAAGGGCGTGATTATGAGTAAGAACGGACTTACAGAGCAGCAGGCTTATGACTATATCCGCAACATCAGCCGGGAAAAGAATATTTCTATGAAAAAGGTTGCAGAGATTATTTTAATGCGCAGAGGAAAATAA
- a CDS encoding sensor histidine kinase: MQKLIQQLCREYTDLSDEEIQVIEMMAGTLQPLANLEAADIFVDCPCRDKDAVVVAEAKPEEVPSAYRSSVVGMLAKEENEPAVARTFRLGIATKYMKARTQENNYTIQSVEPIKYNSRVIGVLIREKRIGENEEIQEEGAGYEAIETPLNHMINENEWLTESIDEGLLLVDYKGRVSFRNLYARELFQKLGYVRDILGQKYKNVCLTDWSKTPEETERIKEVHCGNYYLRVRQIPLMKKEIRFAVIIRDITWNREQEKNLVLKSVAVKELHHRVKNNLQTIASLLRLQARREENPETRRVLNESISRILSISATHQLLSQSGEACVSLMEVLENVRRNAVQPFLKADLKLNLEITGEDLTVDSEIATSVALAVNELLQNCMKYAFQGREAGNVSICIDKGKVYSRLTVKDDGVGFDTGKVRAGSLGLNIVRTMVQDKLHGSLKIRSGEKGTEVSFDFINETADLISISK; encoded by the coding sequence ATGCAGAAGTTGATACAGCAGCTTTGCAGGGAGTATACAGATCTTTCAGATGAGGAAATTCAGGTGATTGAAATGATGGCAGGGACGCTTCAGCCCCTGGCAAATCTGGAGGCAGCAGATATTTTTGTAGACTGCCCCTGCAGGGACAAAGATGCCGTGGTTGTGGCAGAGGCAAAGCCGGAGGAGGTTCCTTCCGCTTACAGAAGCAGCGTGGTAGGCATGCTTGCAAAGGAGGAGAATGAACCGGCAGTGGCGCGGACCTTTCGTCTGGGCATTGCCACAAAGTACATGAAGGCAAGGACACAGGAAAATAACTATACCATTCAGTCCGTGGAACCCATTAAATACAATTCCCGGGTAATCGGGGTACTCATCAGAGAAAAGCGCATTGGCGAGAATGAGGAAATCCAGGAAGAAGGGGCTGGTTATGAAGCCATTGAAACACCACTGAACCATATGATTAATGAAAATGAATGGCTCACAGAGAGCATAGATGAGGGGCTTCTGCTGGTGGATTACAAGGGACGCGTATCCTTCCGGAATCTGTACGCACGGGAACTTTTCCAGAAGCTGGGCTATGTCAGAGATATTCTCGGACAGAAGTACAAGAACGTCTGCCTTACAGACTGGAGCAAAACGCCGGAGGAAACAGAGCGGATTAAGGAAGTACATTGCGGAAATTATTACCTGAGGGTAAGACAGATTCCTCTCATGAAAAAAGAGATTCGGTTTGCTGTGATTATCCGGGATATTACCTGGAACCGGGAACAGGAAAAGAATCTGGTCTTAAAATCTGTTGCGGTAAAGGAACTGCATCACAGAGTAAAGAACAATCTTCAGACCATTGCTTCCCTTTTAAGGCTTCAGGCAAGACGGGAGGAAAACCCGGAAACAAGAAGAGTGTTAAATGAAAGCATCAGCCGTATTTTATCCATTTCCGCAACACATCAGCTTCTTTCCCAGAGTGGGGAAGCCTGTGTAAGTCTTATGGAGGTATTGGAAAATGTAAGGAGAAATGCAGTACAGCCTTTTCTGAAAGCAGATTTAAAGCTGAATCTGGAAATTACGGGCGAAGATCTGACCGTAGATTCAGAAATTGCCACATCTGTAGCGCTGGCGGTGAATGAATTGCTGCAAAACTGCATGAAATATGCATTCCAGGGCAGAGAAGCGGGAAATGTTTCCATCTGCATTGACAAGGGAAAGGTGTATTCCAGACTGACTGTGAAAGATGACGGAGTGGGTTTTGATACCGGCAAGGTGAGGGCGGGAAGCCTGGGTCTTAACATTGTCCGAACCATGGTACAGGATAAGCTGCATGGAAGCCTGAAAATCCGTTCCGGTGAAAAGGGAACAGAAGTAAGCTTTGATTTTATCAACGAAACAGCAGACCTTATCAGCATTTCAAAGTGA